A window of Rhodococcus sp. SGAir0479 contains these coding sequences:
- the trxB gene encoding thioredoxin-disulfide reductase yields MTTPTTVRDLIIVGSGPAGYTAGVYAARAELEPLLFEGTQFGGSLMTTTEVENFPGFREGIMGPDLMDEMREQAKRFGADIRTEDVEEIELDGPVKKVVANGETYYARAVILAMGAAARYLGVPGEEKLLGRGVSACATCDGFFFRDQDIVVVGGGDSAMEEATFLTKFARSVTIVHRREEFRASRIMLERAKANEKIRFVTNAAPVEVLGENSVTGLVVRDTVTGEQSTLDVTGMFVAIGHDPRSELVKGQVEVDAAGYVKVQSPTTSTSAEGVFAAGDLVDHTYRQAITAAGTGCSAAIDAERWLADQGDITDNTLAAAGEPVAVDA; encoded by the coding sequence ATGACTACTCCGACCACGGTCCGTGACCTCATCATCGTCGGCTCGGGACCGGCCGGTTACACCGCCGGTGTGTACGCCGCTCGCGCGGAACTCGAGCCCCTCCTGTTCGAGGGCACCCAGTTCGGCGGCTCGCTGATGACCACCACCGAGGTCGAGAACTTCCCGGGCTTCCGGGAGGGCATCATGGGCCCGGACCTGATGGACGAGATGCGCGAGCAGGCCAAGCGTTTCGGTGCCGACATCCGCACCGAGGACGTCGAGGAGATCGAGCTCGACGGCCCGGTCAAGAAGGTCGTCGCGAACGGTGAGACCTACTACGCCCGCGCCGTCATCCTGGCGATGGGTGCCGCGGCCCGCTACCTCGGCGTCCCCGGCGAGGAGAAGCTCCTCGGCCGCGGCGTGAGCGCGTGTGCGACCTGTGACGGCTTCTTCTTCCGCGACCAGGACATCGTCGTGGTCGGCGGTGGCGACTCCGCGATGGAGGAGGCCACCTTCCTGACCAAGTTCGCGCGCAGCGTCACGATCGTGCACCGCCGCGAGGAGTTCCGCGCCTCCCGCATCATGCTCGAGCGCGCCAAGGCGAACGAGAAGATCCGCTTCGTCACCAACGCCGCGCCGGTCGAGGTGCTGGGCGAGAACAGCGTCACCGGTCTGGTCGTGCGCGACACCGTCACCGGCGAGCAGTCCACGCTCGACGTCACCGGCATGTTCGTCGCGATCGGCCACGATCCGCGCAGCGAACTCGTCAAGGGCCAGGTGGAGGTCGACGCCGCCGGCTACGTGAAGGTGCAGTCGCCGACCACCTCGACGTCCGCCGAGGGCGTCTTCGCCGCCGGCGACCTCGTCGACCACACCTACCGCCAGGCGATCACCGCGGCCGGCACCGGCTGTTCCGCGGCGATCGACGCCGAGCGCTGGCTGGCCGACCAGGGTGACATCACCGACAACACCCTGGCCGCGGCGGGCGAACCCGTCGCCGTCGACGCCTGA
- the trxA gene encoding thioredoxin: MTRSTETRTRRTRSQEDHVANTITINDDSFKQEVLDSDKPVLVDFWATWCGPCKMVAPVLDEIAGEHADKLTVAKLDIDQNPGAARDFQVMSIPTMILFQGGKAVKTIVGAKGKAALLQDLADVL, translated from the coding sequence CTGACCCGCTCCACCGAAACCCGAACCCGACGGACAAGATCCCAGGAGGATCACGTGGCGAACACGATCACCATCAACGACGACTCGTTCAAGCAGGAGGTTCTCGACTCCGACAAGCCCGTGCTCGTCGACTTCTGGGCCACGTGGTGCGGCCCGTGCAAGATGGTCGCCCCGGTGCTCGACGAGATCGCAGGTGAGCACGCGGACAAGCTCACCGTCGCCAAGCTGGACATCGACCAGAACCCGGGCGCCGCGCGCGATTTCCAGGTCATGTCGATCCCGACGATGATCCTCTTCCAGGGCGGCAAGGCCGTGAAGACGATCGTCGGCGCCAAGGGCAAGGCCGCTCTTCTCCAGGACCTCGCCGACGTCCTCTGA
- a CDS encoding N-acetylmuramoyl-L-alanine amidase, producing MQLLRHGDHGPAVAEIRGTLTGLGFLHNGAADTHRETVNGSHWVSPDAVFDHHLDSAVRAFQQQRGLLVDGIVGPATYRSLKEASYRLGARTLIYQLSAPLYGDDVAHLQTRLQDLGFYIGRVDGYFGPKTHEALSSFQREIGIAADGICGPATLRSLELLGTRVSGGSPHAISEEELVRRSGPQLSGKRIVIDPGLGGADTGRIVQTPGGPVSEAEILWDLASRLEGRMAATGMETFLSRPQHANPTEAERAETANGFDADMMIALRCDAHASPAASGVASFHFGNSHGSTSMIGQILTGFIQREVVARTPLRDCRTHGRTWDLLRLTKMPTVQVDIGYLTNDSDVAVLTDPRQRDVIAEAILIAVKRLYLLGQDDAPTGTFTFAELLAEELADADRAR from the coding sequence ATGCAGCTACTCCGTCACGGCGATCACGGCCCCGCCGTCGCCGAGATTCGGGGTACTTTGACCGGCCTGGGCTTCCTCCACAACGGGGCAGCCGACACCCACCGCGAGACCGTGAACGGCTCGCACTGGGTCTCACCCGATGCCGTCTTCGACCACCACCTCGACTCCGCGGTCCGCGCCTTCCAGCAGCAGCGTGGGCTGCTCGTCGACGGCATCGTCGGCCCGGCGACCTACCGCTCCCTCAAGGAGGCGTCGTACCGCCTCGGCGCCCGGACGCTGATCTACCAGCTGTCCGCGCCGCTGTACGGCGACGACGTCGCCCATCTGCAGACCCGGCTGCAGGACCTCGGCTTCTACATCGGCCGCGTCGACGGCTACTTCGGTCCCAAGACGCACGAGGCGCTGAGTTCGTTCCAGCGCGAGATCGGCATCGCCGCCGACGGCATCTGCGGCCCGGCGACCCTGCGGTCGCTCGAGCTGCTCGGGACCCGGGTCTCGGGCGGCTCCCCGCACGCCATCAGCGAGGAGGAGCTGGTCCGGCGGTCCGGCCCGCAGCTGAGCGGCAAGCGGATCGTGATCGACCCGGGACTCGGCGGTGCCGACACCGGCCGGATCGTGCAGACCCCCGGGGGACCGGTGAGCGAGGCCGAGATCCTGTGGGACCTCGCGAGCCGGCTCGAGGGTCGCATGGCGGCGACGGGTATGGAGACGTTCCTGTCGCGTCCGCAGCACGCCAACCCCACCGAGGCCGAACGCGCCGAGACGGCCAACGGGTTCGACGCCGACATGATGATCGCGCTGCGCTGCGACGCTCACGCCAGCCCGGCTGCCAGCGGTGTCGCCAGCTTCCACTTCGGGAACTCGCACGGTTCCACGTCGATGATCGGCCAGATCCTCACGGGGTTCATCCAGCGCGAGGTAGTTGCGCGAACTCCCTTGCGGGACTGCAGGACTCACGGACGCACGTGGGATCTGTTGCGCCTCACCAAGATGCCGACGGTTCAGGTCGACATCGGTTATCTCACAAACGATTCCGACGTCGCGGTGCTCACCGATCCCCGTCAGCGTGACGTCATCGCCGAGGCCATTCTCATCGCGGTCAAGCGCCTGTACCTGCTGGGTCAGGACGACGCACCCACCGGCACGTTCACGTTCGCGGAACTGCTGGCCGAGGAACTCGCGGACGCCGACCGCGCCCGGTAG
- a CDS encoding GNAT family N-acetyltransferase translates to MSTSVTSLALDGLDKLSSHARRCVFWEIDPAAVRAAREGGNFYDPEFEKEAWLSMVMLQWGSCGQVALVDDKPAGCALYAPPSMVPRADLFPTSPVSADAVLLTTMRLEPIGDEHGLGSTLIQAAVGDLVRRGVRALEAFGIRGDETPSDVPSATAARECSPQECMISADFLEDVGFEVVAPHHRFPRLRLELDRDHLWKADVEAALDRLLEAASLSVLDLGQRSPVGAC, encoded by the coding sequence GTGTCGACTAGCGTCACGTCCCTCGCCCTGGACGGTCTCGACAAGCTCTCCTCGCACGCCCGGCGATGTGTCTTCTGGGAGATCGATCCTGCGGCAGTCCGCGCGGCACGCGAGGGCGGCAACTTCTACGATCCCGAGTTCGAGAAGGAAGCATGGCTGTCGATGGTCATGCTCCAGTGGGGCTCGTGTGGTCAGGTCGCACTGGTCGACGACAAGCCGGCCGGCTGTGCGCTGTACGCACCGCCGAGCATGGTGCCGCGGGCCGACCTGTTCCCCACCTCCCCCGTCAGCGCCGACGCCGTACTGCTGACCACGATGCGCCTCGAGCCCATCGGCGACGAGCACGGTCTCGGGTCGACGTTGATCCAGGCCGCGGTCGGGGATCTCGTCCGTCGTGGTGTCCGGGCGCTCGAGGCGTTCGGGATCCGCGGCGACGAGACGCCCAGCGACGTCCCGTCCGCGACCGCGGCCCGGGAATGCTCCCCCCAGGAATGCATGATCAGCGCCGACTTCCTCGAGGACGTCGGATTCGAGGTGGTGGCCCCCCATCACCGGTTCCCGCGACTGCGGCTCGAACTCGACCGCGACCACCTGTGGAAGGCGGACGTCGAGGCGGCCCTGGATCGGCTGCTGGAGGCCGCGTCGCTGTCCGTGCTCGATCTGGGCCAACGAAGCCCTGTGGGAGCCTGCTAG